In Rhodamnia argentea isolate NSW1041297 chromosome 11, ASM2092103v1, whole genome shotgun sequence, one genomic interval encodes:
- the LOC115750505 gene encoding LOW QUALITY PROTEIN: protein TRIGALACTOSYLDIACYLGLYCEROL 2, chloroplastic (The sequence of the model RefSeq protein was modified relative to this genomic sequence to represent the inferred CDS: substituted 1 base at 1 genomic stop codon), which yields MVVHSLVHVSTGPTLLKLNALPRSSPNCLPYLPAKPRKREHRIRAASADAGHTXQPSPSSEKKSPIAVVLDVPRIIWRQTLRPLSDYGFGRRSIWEGGVGLFLVSGAVLLALSLAWLRAFQMRSKFRKYLAVFEFAQASGICTGTPVRIRGVTVGEVIRVNPSLKNIEAVAEVDDEKKIIPRNALVEVNQSGLLMETLIDITPRDPIPTPSVGPLHRECDKEGLIICDRQKIKGYQGVSLDALVGIFTRLGREVEEIGVARSYALAERVSSVIEDAKPLLAKIEAMAEDVQPLLAEVRDSGLLKEVESLTRSLTQVSEDLRRVHSSIMTPENTELIQKSIYTLIFTLKNVESISSDILGFTGDEATRRNLKLLIKSLSRLL from the exons ATGGTCGTACACTCGCTGGTCCACGTTTCGACTGGCCCGACGTTGTTGAAGTTGAATGCCCTCCCTCGTAGCTCTCCGAATTGCTTACCCTACCTCCCCGCGAAACCCCGGAAGCGAGAGCATCGAATCCGGGCCGCATCCGCTGATGCGGGGCACACCTAACAGCCCTCGCCTTCATCCGAGAAGAAGAGCCCGATTGCGGTTGTGTTGGATGTTCCTCGTATCATTTGGCGGCAGACGTTGCGCCCGCTGAGTGATTATGGATTCGGTCGGAGAAGCATCTGGGAAGGCGGAGTTGGGTTGTTTCTGGTGTCGGGTGCCGTGCTTTTGGCGCTTAGTTTGGCTTGGTTGAGGGCATTTCAAATGCGTTCCAAGTTCAGGAAGTATTTAGCTGTTTTTGAATTCGCTCAGGCTTCGGGAATCTGCACAGGAACACCTGTCAGGATAAGAGGTGTAACTGTTGGAGAAGTTATCCGCGTCAATCCatcattgaaaaatattgaagCAGTTGCTGAG GTTGATGATGAGAAGAAAATCATCCCTCGAAATGCTCTGGTAGAGGTGAACCAGTCTGGTCTTCTGATGGAGACTTTGATTGACATTACCCCTCGAGATCCCATTCCAACACCATCAGTAGGACCTCTTCATCGAGAATGTGATAAAGAGGGTCTCATCATTTGTGACAGGCAAAAAATAAAGGGATATCAAGGTGTAAGTTTGGATGCTTTAGTGGGCATATTCACCCGGCTTGGACGTGAAGTCGAGGAAATTGGTGTTGCTAGAAGCTATGCACTAGCTGAACGAGTTTCCTCAGTTATTGAAGATGCTAAGCCACTTTTAGCGAAG ATAGAAGCCATGGCCGAAGATGTCCAGCCTTTACTTGCTGAGGTTCGCGATAGTGGTTTGCTGAAGGAAGTTGAGAGTTTGACAAGAAGCCTTACACAAGTCTCTGAAGATTTGAG AAGGGTGCACTCGTCTATCATGACTCCAGAAAACACTGAACTGATTCAGAAATCCATCTACACTCTAATTTTCACGTTGAAGAACGTTGAG AGTATAAGTTCTGATATATTGGGATTCACGGGCGATGAGGCTACAAGACGAAATTTGAAATTGCTTATAAAGTCCCTCAGCAGGCTATTGTGA
- the LOC115750507 gene encoding chitinase 2-like → MVRSHHSIFCFLWSVLANQLGCDGKVMMEYIGATGVPVKFDSVPIDDGLDFHFLLGFAIDADPSGNPRDGVFSPYWESTLTPDSVASIKQKHPNVKVLASLSGWSLGPKVLRWRDPKDAETWISNAFSSLKSLAKTYHLDGIDIDYENFPKHGNSSFAYCIGELITLLKNQSVISTATVAPYHLTTGPYIELFNGYKDVIDYVNHQFYTDKFMTPKGYLEAFQLRASQFDKDKLLPSYEVDGRGIQGDAFFDSLNLLQENGFKIDGIMIFSADRSLSDGFHYERKSQEFLLNSTGV, encoded by the exons ATGGTCAGATCCCATCACTCGATCTTCTGCTTTCTTTGGTCAGTTCTTGCCAATCAACTCGGTTGCG ATGGAAAGGTGATGATGGAGTACATTGGCGCCACGGGAGTGCCTGTGAAGTTCGACTCCGTGCCCATCGACGATGGCCTAGATTTCCACTTCCTACTCGGCTTCGCCATCGATGCTGACCCATCGGGGAATCCCCGAGATGGGGTCTTCTCACCCTACTGGGAATCCACATTGACCCCGGACTCCGTTGCCTCCATCAAGCAAAAGCATCCCAACGTCAAGGTGCTCGCCAGCCTCTCTGGATGGAGCCTAGGCCCCAAGGTGCTCCGTTGGCGTGACCCAAAAGATGCTGAAACATGGATTTCAAATGCCTTCTCATCTCTCAAGTCCTTGGCCAAAACCTACCATCTCGACGGGATCGACATCGACTATGAGAACTTCCCAAAGCACGGCAACTCGAGCTTTGCCTATTGCATCGGCGAGCTGATCACCCTCCTCAAGAACCAGAGTGTCATCTCCACTGCGACTGTTGCGCCCTATCACCTCACCACCGGTCCTTACATCGAGCTCTTCAATGGGTACAAGGATGTCATTGACTATGTTAACCATCAGTTCTACACCGATAAATTCATGACCCCGAAGGGGTACTTGGAGGCATTTCAGCTCCGAGCCAGTCAGTTCGACAAGGACAAGCTGCTCCCTAGCTATGAAGTTGACGGGAGAGGGATTCAAGGGGATGCGTTTTTCGACTCTCTGAATCTTCTGCAAGAGAACGGGTTCAAAATTGATGGGATCATGATCTTCTCCGCCGACAGGTCTTTGTCGGATGGCTTTCACTACGAGAGAAAATCACAGGAGTTCCTACTTAATTCAACTGGTGTGTGA